The Patescibacteria group bacterium genome segment TTTGAATTCTGTGGCAATGTTTTTCTTGCTTGTCTTGCAACATATGGACTTGTAATTTGTGTGATCTGGTGGTTTGCTGGATTGGGTAGTTTCGTAATGATTGGCAAGAAGACTTGGAGTCGTGCACTTTTTGCATTGGTTGCAATTGTAGTTTGGGGTGGTGTTGGTATTGTTGTCTACTATATTTGGAAAGATCTTTTTTGGGCAATTTTCAGTGTTCCTATTGCATATTGCTTTATTGCTCTTTATGTTGATTCGATTGCTAATGCAAGCAAGGAACAGTTGCAGTGGGGATGATCTTTTTGGATTCTTAATTGAATCCTTTTTTATTTTAAAAAAAATAATAAACTTGAATTTTATGATTGAAAAGGTAAAATAAGAGTATTAGAATTATTTAAATCTTTGTCATATATTTTTTTAGATGACAGTTATTACAAAATAATTAAAAATATAATTGTTGAAGAAAGTCCACTTTTTCCGTAAAACAAAACCTCATACGTTGTTTTCGAGCAACCCTGCGGAAGCCCACGTATGAGGATTTACTTGTATTTTTAGCGTAGCATATTTTTAAAATTATTACAAATGTTATCTAGAATTTGTAATGGCGCTGTGTGGTTGAAAAAAATATAATAGATTCTATGTTCTTCGCAGCCTGGCTTTACTTATTATTTAGAAAGAATATAATATATTTTTCGTACCCTAGAAAAGGAGGGAAGGGAAATGGGATTAGTCTGGATTCCAATTGTGAAAAAAGATGTTGATGGAAGAAGTGAAAGCTTTTTTGAAACTCCGAATTTTATGAATTTGGCGCAATTTGTTAAGATTTTTCTAATTGATGTTGGGGCAAGAGAATTAAAAAAGTTTACTGAGGGTTTTGAAACTCCGCATTGGAAATTGGATGAGGAAATTAAGCCTGGTGCAATTTTGAAACTTACTACTTCTCCTTATTCTCATGTTGATCATGTTGTTGTAGTTGCTGTGAGGGATGATCGAGCCGATTTTCTTATCGGCAATACTTTAGAGAGGGCAAGAGCTGAATCTGAGCAACTCAAAAAATGGAAGCTTGATAGAGTTCGAAAAGTTTAGTACTTTTTATAACCGAAGATATTTCGGTTTTTTTATGGTCTCACACTAATATCTCGCTAATAGCGCTAATGTGTCGCTAATAAATTGTTTTATTAAAATTTTTGTTGTAAGATATTAGTTAATAAGAATATTATGTTGATAAAAGTAAAAGTATTTCCGAATGAAAAAAAAGATGAGATAATAAAGAAGTCAGAAGATAGCTTTATTATAAAGGTAAAAGAAAAGGCAGAATTGGGTCAGGCAAATAGGGCTGTGATTTGGCTATTGTCTTTGTATTTTCAAATTCCAGGAAATAAATTCAGAATAATCAAGGGAGGAAGAGAGAGAAACAAGATAATTGAAATATTATAATCTGTAATTATCAAATTGGTTAAACAGATTAAAATTAAAATCATGCCTGTAAATAAAATGAAAATTTTGATTAGCAGTATTTCGGCTACTCCAAGCCCTTTTTATTTGTTGCGAGAAATGATGTCGCGAAAATTTAAATCTTTGCAATTTTTGCAAAAAAAGAATATAGCTTTAAAAGAATTAAATAGCAAATTTTGGAATGAAGAATCATACGATGGTTTGGAGCTAAATTTTCCTGGTTTGGGTTTTTTTGATGAAAATTGGAATATCAAAAAAGATAGAGTTATGGAATATAAAAAAAGCAATTATCCATTTTACTCATTTCATGGTTGTTTTGATTCCTTCCCAAAAAATTTTAGAGGACTGTATTTAAATTTAGCATCTTCTGATAATTATATCGCAAAAGCTTTAAACTCGCAGATTGATGTTGCTGCTCGGCTAAGCAAAGATACTCCAATTTTAGTTTTGCATCCAGGCTTTGCTGATCGTTGCAGTAAGGAAAGAGCATTAGACAATTTACTTTTTAATTTGGAAGGTGCATTACCATATGCAAGAAGGAGAAATGTGATTTTGACATTGGAGAATATGAATTGGAATCCAGACAGAATGAATTTAGGATATCTTGCTGATGACTTTGATTATGTTTTTAGAAGAATAGATGATCCAAATTTAAAAGTAACATTTGATATTGGGCACATGAATACTCAAGTTTTGAATAGAAAATTTAGAGTAAGTCATAATATTGAAAATCAGGCACATATATTAGAATTTATTGATAGAATGTCAAAGAAAATCATTCATGCTCATCTTCATTATAATAATTGTCATCGTTATTTTGATAATGTGTCAGGAATGTTGAAACAAAGTATTTCAGCATGGTTCTATTTAGGTTTTATGACATGGATGAAAATTAATAGATCGATAATAACGAATAAAAACGACTTATTGGATGAACATTTGCCTCTTAATAAAGCAGATAAAATGACAATGGATGCAATAAAAAATTTATTAGAAAAGACAGCTATAAAAGAATATGGAAAATTAACTTTTGAATTTACGCCTAAAAAAATTTTTAAATTTGTGGCAATAAAAAATGGTGCTGAAATGAAAGATCATCTTGCTAGTTTAGAAATAATGAGAAATATATTGAAACCAAAAATATTAAATCTTTAAATTTATTAATTAAATAAAAATTATGGCAAAAGTAAAAGTTTTTAGTACTCCAACTTGTCCTTATTGCGTTCAGGCAAAAGAATATTTAAAAAGCAAGGGTGTTGAATATGAAGAAGTTGATGTTGCAGCTGATGAGGCAGGAAGAAATGAAATGGTAGAAAAAACAGAACAAATGGGAGTACCTGTAATTTTGATTGGCGATGAATATATTGTTGGATTTGATCGTGCAAAAATTGACGAATTGCTTGCGAAATAATAAGTATCCTGAAAATCTAAGTTTGAGGTATTGAATACGAGTTAGACTAGTTAGATATGTTAGACTAGTTTTATATTTTTAGGTTTTTATATTTTTATGAAACGATGAGTAAGATTTTGTTATTATTGGCATTGTTAGCAGCTCAAATATCACCATTGTCTGGTGGAAGTTTTGATGTCCAAAAAAAGGTTGATGATTTAGGGCCAGTCAAAAAAACAGAAAGTTTAGGAATGCAGATAACTTCCAAATCAGCAATTGTTGTAGATAGAAAAACAAAGAAAGTTTTATATGAAAAAAATCCAAATCAAAGAATGGCAATGGCGAGTATGACAAAATTAATGACTGCAATTGTTTTTTTAGAAGAAAGCAAAAAGAATCTTAATGATCGTTTTTTAGTGCCATATGAAATTACAGTTTTAGATGGTGCTGGAATTGGTTTAGAATCAGGTGAAGAAATAACATATAAAGATTTACTTTGGGGTGCTTTGATTGGATCTGGAAATGATGCGGCAGAAGGATTAGCGTTAACGTTAGATAATCGTAAAGAATTTATTGATAAAATGAATGAAAAGGCAAAAGAATTAGGGTTATTAGATACTCATTTTGCTTGTGCTTCAGGACTTGATACTGAAAATCATTATTCTACAGCTTCTGATATGGCAAAAATTTTGGATTATGCATTAGGTTTGAAGGAGATTAAAGAAGCAATAAAAGTTAAAGAATTTGATGTGAATTCTTTGAACACAGATCTTGTTCATCATATTTTGAATACAAATAGGCTATTAAGGTATGATTATCCGAAGATGGTTGGTGGTAAAACTGGTTATACTGATGCTGCTGGTTTTTGTTTAGCTTCATTATCTTCTGATGAAAAAAATAATGATATTCTTACAGTTGTTATGAATTCTGATTTAGATGGAAATCAATTTCAAGATACAAAGGCATTGGTTGATTGGACGTATAAGAATTATAAATGGGCAAAGCTCTAAACTCTAAATTCTAAACTCTAAACAAATTCGAAATACAAATGACTAAAATTTAAAAATAACGAAGTGTTTTGAAAATTTGAATTTTAAGCATTTAGATTTGTTTAGATTTTAGAATTTAGTGTTTAGGATTTTCTGACTTGATTTTAAGTCGGAAACATTTTATTATAAATAATATGGAACACATCCAAGATATAAATTTAGTGACAAATGCAGCAAAAGTTTTGATTATGACAGCAATAGCTTTTGTGACTGCAATTTTGTTGACTCCTGTTTTAACTCATTTCTTGTATAAATACAAAATGGGCAAAAGTATCAGAACTTCTGGAGCTCCAGTTTATACAAAAATGCATAAAGGCAAGGAAGGAACGCCAACAATGGGCGGAATTTTAGTTTGGTTGACTGTATTAATTTTGGCTTTGCTTTTTTTGATTTTAAGTACTTTTTTTAACAATTACTTTGGTTGGATGAATTTTTTATCTAGATCGGAAACTTGGTTGCCTTTGTTTGCATTAGTTGTTACTGCTTTGATCGGACTTGTTGATGATATAATGAATGTTTTCAAAATTGGTCCAAATGGCGGAGGTTTGAGAATGAGATCTCGATTGTTGGTTTACACTATTATTGCGACTGTTGGTGCTTGGTGGTTTTATTTTAAATTAGGTTGGGATTCAATTCATATTCCTGGAGTTGGAGATTTCACGATTGGCTGGTGGTATTTTCCATTATTTATTTTAGTAATTGTGGCAACATCTTTTTCGGTTAATGAATCAGATGGATTGGATGGATTAGCTGGTGGAATTCTTTTAACTTGTTTTAGCGCATTTGCGGTTATTGCATTTATGCAAGGTCAAGTTGATCTTGCAACTTTTTGTGGTGCAATTGTTGGCGCATTGTTAGCTTTTTTGTGGTTTAATATTTATCCTGCTAGATTTTTTATGGGAGATACCGGAGCAATGGCTCTTGGTACTACTCTTGGAATTGTAGCAATGCTGACTAATTCCGTTTTCGTTTTGCCAATCATTGGATTGCCATTAGTAATGGAATCTGCGTCAGTACTAATTCAAGTATTTTCGAAAAAAGTTTTAAAACGAAAAGTTTTTATTTCAACTCCGATTCATCATCATTTTGAAGCTTTGGGTTGGCCAGAAACAAAAGTAACAATGAGATTTTGGATTATTGCTATTATATCAGCAGGGTTGGGGTTGATTATAGGACTGATTGGAAGAGGTTAAAATTACAAATCCCAAAATACAAACAAATCCCAAATTACAAATTGCAAACATTAAATATTCATTGTGTTTTGTAAATTGTAATTTGTTTGGGATTTGGAATTTGTTTTTTTGGTAGTTTAAAATAAATTATGCAAAAATTGACAATTGGTGTTTTATTTGGTGGCAGATCTGGTGAACATGAAGTTTCTTTGGTATCAGCGACTTCAGTAATTGAAAAACTAGATAAAGAAAAATATAATGTAGTAATGATTGGTATTTCTAAAGAGGGTCACTTTATTTCTGGTGAAAATGCAATGAAAAGATTAAAAAATAATGATAAAATTTCGGAAAGTGAAGTGATGATTTCTGCTGATCCTTTAGATTTTGGATTGATTGATTTGAAAAATCAAAAAAGGATTAAAATTGATTGCTTCTTTCCAGTTTTACATGGAACATATGGCGAGGATGGAACAATGCAAGGATTGTTGGATTTGAGCGGTGTTGCTTATGTTGGCGCAGGAATAATTGGATCATCATGTGGAATGGATAAGGTTGTAATGAAAAGATTGTTTCGTGAAGCTGGCTTGAAAATCGTTAAAGATTTATATACTACAAAAAGAGAAATTGATTTAGATAAACAATCTTTTGTTGAAAAGGTTGAAGCAGAAATTGGTTATCCAAATTTTATAAAGCCAGCAAATATGGGTTCAAGTGTTGGAATCAATAAAGCACATAATAAAAAAGAATTAGAAAAATTTATTGATGAAGCTTTGATGTATGATAATAAAATTCTTGTTGAGCAAGGTGTTGAAAAGCCTCATGAAATTGAATGTGCAGTATTAGGAAATGATGATTTGAAAGCATCAGTATTGGGTGAGGTTTTTCCAAATGAAGAATTTTATAGCTATGTAGCAAAATATGTTTCGGAATCAAAAACAGAAGCACCAGCAAAATTGCCAGAAAATATTGCAGAGGAAATTAAAAAACAAGCAATGGACGGTTTTAAAGCTGTTGATTGCAAGGGGTTAGCTCGTGTTGATTTTTTAATTAGTCAAGATCTATCAGAAATTTATATAAATGAAATAAATACTTTGCCTGGGTTTACATCTATTTCAATGTATCCAAAATTATGGGAGAAAACTGGATTAAGTTATACAAAATTGCTTGATGAATTGATTAAATTGGCAATTGATAGAAATAATGAAAAAAAGAGTTTGAAGACTAGCTTTGAAGAAGCAGGAACGTGGCATAAGAAGTGAGTTAGGACCCAACTTTAAGTTGGGGTTCGAAGAACTTTAGTTCTAGTAGTAAGGTTTGTGATAAAATAAAAAATAAATAAATGCTGAGTGCTGAAATGGGTGGAAATTTGCAAAAAGATATTTCAGGTTCTGAAAAAGAAAAGCAGAAGCCTGGTTTGGAATTGGTGAAGGGTGAAGAGTTGGATAATGTTGCTAAGGCAATTGATGATTTATCAGGAAAAATTGAAGGTGATAAAAAAGTTACTGGTGATGATGTTCTGAAATTGGATGAGGCGTTGGGAAAAGTGAAAGTTGATTTTTATGGTGATGAAATGACTGTTGATGAAATAAAGAAAATTCCTGATTTGAAAGAAAACATGAAGCTATGGAAGGGAATAGAGAAAGGTGAAGATAATACAAGTAAAGTTACTTATATTACGAAAAATATTGCGAGAAAACTTATGATAAAAGCGACGAGTAATTTTTATAATAGTGCTATACGTTTTGATAAGTTAAAAATTTTACCTGATGATGTTGCTGAAGTAATAGCTGGTTTGACTCATAGATTTTTTAGTATGTATTTCAATAGTCTGGATTTTTTGTCTGATAAAGCGATAGAATCTTTATGTTCATCAGAAGCTAAGGTATTGGGTTTAAAGTTTGTTAATAATTTATCTGAAAATGCAATAAAAATGTTAGCTGAAAAAATGTTAGCTGAAGATGATAAAACTTTTTTACTTTCCGATGAAACTAAAAAAAGAGTTGAAGAATATTGGGCGAAAAAATAAAAAATAAGTAGAAAAACAGTTGCTCAGCGCATCAGCGTAAGATCTGCGTTGGCATCAGTGTTTAATCTGCTTCTAAGAAATAAAAATGCCGAATTTGGGAGGATATTATTATTCAAAAAAACGTGATAAAGGACTTTCGTCTTACGCAAAAAAAATGCGCAAGTCGAAAAAAAAGTCTGTACAAAGTTTAGGTAAAACTAAAACTAATTTTGGCGTTTCTTTGAGAGGTAAATCAACTTTGATCGTCTTGTTGATTGCAGCGATTATTTGCGCAGGAATATTATTTTTCAGCAATTTTTTTTCAGTAAAGAAAGCGGTATTAGTTGGAAATAATAATATTAAAAGCGAGGAAATAGAAAATATTTTAAAAGATGCAATTTCTGGAAAAAGATTTTTTATTTTTCAAGCAAGCAATATTATATTGATTAATGATGGCATGATTAAAAATAAAATTATGGAGGAGATGCCATTGATTGATAAAATTGAGATAAAAAGAATGTTGCCAAATACTTTAAAATTAAATATTTCAGAAAGAGATCCATTTGCTGTTTGGGAGACAGGAGGAAAAAGATATCTTGTTGATTCAAGAGGAAAGGTTTGTTATGAAATTAAAGATGATGCTAAAATGGACTTGCCAACAATTTATGATAAACAAAATAAATCAGTAGAAGTGAAGGGCGAGGCAACTTTTCCTCAACAGATAAATATAATTAGAAACATTTTAAATTCGTTGAGAGATAAAACAAAATTAGAAGTTGAATCTGTTTCTTTGCCGAATTCATTAGGTTTTGAAGTTGATGTAAAAACAAAAGATGGATTTATGATATACTTTAATACAGAGAGAAGTGTTGATTCGCAAATCAGAGATTTGAAAAGTGTTTTAGATAAACAAGTTGCTGACCAAAAAGGATCTTTGCAGTATATTGATTTGCGAGTTGAGAATTGGGTTTACTACAAGTAGTTATAAAGTTTTTAAAGTTATCCGCCTTCGCTTCTGCTGAAGCTACGGCGGACAAGTAAAGTTCATAAAGTTGTGAAAATTAAAGAAAAAATTAGAATATTCAAACAACATCCATACTTCAGATCTAAATTTAGTATTATTATGCTTTTTAATAGTTTGCTCTTGAATTTTGCTCTGTGGATGTTATTATATTTTAGAATAAAGCCTTCTAATTTTCCCATACCTTTGCATTATTCAGTTTATTTTGGAATTGATAATATAGATTATTGGTACAAAGTATTTTTTGTACCTGGAATTGGAATAGCTTTTTTGCTATTGAATTTGT includes the following:
- a CDS encoding D-alanyl-D-alanine carboxypeptidase family protein, whose amino-acid sequence is MSKILLLLALLAAQISPLSGGSFDVQKKVDDLGPVKKTESLGMQITSKSAIVVDRKTKKVLYEKNPNQRMAMASMTKLMTAIVFLEESKKNLNDRFLVPYEITVLDGAGIGLESGEEITYKDLLWGALIGSGNDAAEGLALTLDNRKEFIDKMNEKAKELGLLDTHFACASGLDTENHYSTASDMAKILDYALGLKEIKEAIKVKEFDVNSLNTDLVHHILNTNRLLRYDYPKMVGGKTGYTDAAGFCLASLSSDEKNNDILTVVMNSDLDGNQFQDTKALVDWTYKNYKWAKL
- a CDS encoding DUF167 domain-containing protein, with amino-acid sequence MLIKVKVFPNEKKDEIIKKSEDSFIIKVKEKAELGQANRAVIWLLSLYFQIPGNKFRIIKGGRERNKIIEIL
- a CDS encoding FtsQ-type POTRA domain-containing protein; this encodes MPNLGGYYYSKKRDKGLSSYAKKMRKSKKKSVQSLGKTKTNFGVSLRGKSTLIVLLIAAIICAGILFFSNFFSVKKAVLVGNNNIKSEEIENILKDAISGKRFFIFQASNIILINDGMIKNKIMEEMPLIDKIEIKRMLPNTLKLNISERDPFAVWETGGKRYLVDSRGKVCYEIKDDAKMDLPTIYDKQNKSVEVKGEATFPQQINIIRNILNSLRDKTKLEVESVSLPNSLGFEVDVKTKDGFMIYFNTERSVDSQIRDLKSVLDKQVADQKGSLQYIDLRVENWVYYK
- a CDS encoding D-alanine--D-alanine ligase family protein — encoded protein: MQKLTIGVLFGGRSGEHEVSLVSATSVIEKLDKEKYNVVMIGISKEGHFISGENAMKRLKNNDKISESEVMISADPLDFGLIDLKNQKRIKIDCFFPVLHGTYGEDGTMQGLLDLSGVAYVGAGIIGSSCGMDKVVMKRLFREAGLKIVKDLYTTKREIDLDKQSFVEKVEAEIGYPNFIKPANMGSSVGINKAHNKKELEKFIDEALMYDNKILVEQGVEKPHEIECAVLGNDDLKASVLGEVFPNEEFYSYVAKYVSESKTEAPAKLPENIAEEIKKQAMDGFKAVDCKGLARVDFLISQDLSEIYINEINTLPGFTSISMYPKLWEKTGLSYTKLLDELIKLAIDRNNEKKSLKTSFEEAGTWHKK
- the mraY gene encoding phospho-N-acetylmuramoyl-pentapeptide-transferase, with translation MEHIQDINLVTNAAKVLIMTAIAFVTAILLTPVLTHFLYKYKMGKSIRTSGAPVYTKMHKGKEGTPTMGGILVWLTVLILALLFLILSTFFNNYFGWMNFLSRSETWLPLFALVVTALIGLVDDIMNVFKIGPNGGGLRMRSRLLVYTIIATVGAWWFYFKLGWDSIHIPGVGDFTIGWWYFPLFILVIVATSFSVNESDGLDGLAGGILLTCFSAFAVIAFMQGQVDLATFCGAIVGALLAFLWFNIYPARFFMGDTGAMALGTTLGIVAMLTNSVFVLPIIGLPLVMESASVLIQVFSKKVLKRKVFISTPIHHHFEALGWPETKVTMRFWIIAIISAGLGLIIGLIGRG
- a CDS encoding glutaredoxin domain-containing protein, whose protein sequence is MAKVKVFSTPTCPYCVQAKEYLKSKGVEYEEVDVAADEAGRNEMVEKTEQMGVPVILIGDEYIVGFDRAKIDELLAK
- a CDS encoding TIM barrel protein, with amino-acid sequence MPVNKMKILISSISATPSPFYLLREMMSRKFKSLQFLQKKNIALKELNSKFWNEESYDGLELNFPGLGFFDENWNIKKDRVMEYKKSNYPFYSFHGCFDSFPKNFRGLYLNLASSDNYIAKALNSQIDVAARLSKDTPILVLHPGFADRCSKERALDNLLFNLEGALPYARRRNVILTLENMNWNPDRMNLGYLADDFDYVFRRIDDPNLKVTFDIGHMNTQVLNRKFRVSHNIENQAHILEFIDRMSKKIIHAHLHYNNCHRYFDNVSGMLKQSISAWFYLGFMTWMKINRSIITNKNDLLDEHLPLNKADKMTMDAIKNLLEKTAIKEYGKLTFEFTPKKIFKFVAIKNGAEMKDHLASLEIMRNILKPKILNL